Proteins encoded in a region of the Gulosibacter sediminis genome:
- a CDS encoding FBP domain-containing protein: MLPITEKFIRTNFMNASKKERTELSLPEHFDEVDWDSLDYFGWRDPRIARRAYAFVPIGGDEVRGILFQQQPPLSKPQLCGWCHDVRLPNDVVFSNAKRSGSSGRNGNTVAVYVCKNFECSFNVRNDPPSPYDGFDMDAARTSRIEGLRERAAKFAAEL, from the coding sequence ATGCTTCCGATCACGGAAAAATTCATTCGCACCAACTTCATGAACGCTTCGAAGAAGGAGCGCACGGAGCTCTCGCTGCCCGAGCACTTCGACGAGGTCGACTGGGACTCGCTCGACTACTTCGGCTGGCGCGACCCGCGCATCGCCCGCCGCGCCTACGCCTTCGTGCCGATCGGTGGCGACGAGGTGCGCGGTATTCTGTTTCAGCAACAGCCACCGCTCTCGAAGCCGCAGCTGTGCGGTTGGTGCCACGACGTGCGTTTGCCGAACGACGTCGTGTTCTCGAACGCGAAGCGCTCGGGCTCGTCGGGCCGCAACGGCAACACCGTCGCGGTCTACGTGTGCAAGAACTTCGAGTGCTCGTTCAACGTGCGTAACGACCCGCCGAGCCCGTACGACGGCTTCGATATGGATGCGGCACGCACCTCGCGCATCGAAGGCTTGCGCGAGCGCGCGGCGAAGTTTGCCGCCGAGCTCTAG
- a CDS encoding GNAT family N-acetyltransferase has product MSQVLVDGKRPAVRDDAESNRYVVEVAGERLGLIDYKMRGENIALVHTEVDPDRSVPGLAKLLVAETLADVRSRGLGVLPYCPYVRRTIDRNREQYLDLVPEDRRAEFDLGDAAH; this is encoded by the coding sequence ATGAGTCAAGTGCTCGTTGACGGCAAGCGGCCCGCGGTGCGCGACGACGCGGAGAGCAACCGCTACGTCGTCGAAGTTGCAGGGGAGCGGCTCGGTCTCATTGACTACAAGATGCGCGGCGAGAACATTGCCCTCGTGCACACTGAGGTCGACCCCGACCGCTCGGTGCCCGGCCTCGCGAAGCTCCTCGTGGCCGAGACGCTCGCGGATGTGCGCTCCCGTGGTCTCGGGGTGTTGCCGTACTGCCCCTATGTGCGGCGCACCATCGACCGCAATCGCGAGCAGTACCTCGACCTCGTGCCCGAGGACCGCCGCGCCGAGTTCGACCTCGGCGACGCCGCACACTAG
- a CDS encoding inositol monophosphatase family protein, with protein MTNSSIHDQLPELLRIASELGAEAGELIATRRREGISVAATKSSSVDVVTEADRECEAFLRARLAELRPDDGFFGEESDATATRSGITWVVDPIDGTVNYLYGLPSYAVSIAAVTGDPSIQPTEFEILVGAVVSPELGATYTAVAGGGAWRNGEPLQLGAGPEDLARTLVATGFSYTAARRELQAQALLNVIGKVRDLRRIGAASLDLCAVATGQIDAYYEFGLSQWDWAAGALIAKEAGASVSGLDLEQREGRSSLVAGHPRIAAQLVDLLSEVTPQDLL; from the coding sequence GTGACGAATTCGAGCATCCACGACCAACTGCCCGAGCTGCTGCGCATCGCATCCGAGCTGGGAGCCGAAGCTGGCGAGCTGATCGCGACTCGTCGACGCGAAGGGATCTCCGTCGCCGCCACCAAGAGCAGCAGCGTGGATGTCGTGACCGAGGCAGACCGGGAGTGCGAGGCATTCCTCCGCGCTCGCCTTGCCGAGCTTCGCCCTGACGACGGCTTCTTCGGTGAGGAGAGCGACGCGACGGCGACGCGATCCGGCATCACGTGGGTTGTCGACCCCATCGACGGCACCGTCAACTATCTCTATGGCCTCCCTAGCTACGCGGTGTCGATCGCGGCAGTCACGGGTGACCCTTCTATTCAGCCCACCGAGTTCGAGATCCTCGTCGGCGCCGTCGTGAGCCCCGAGCTCGGCGCGACCTACACCGCGGTTGCCGGCGGAGGAGCCTGGCGCAACGGTGAACCGCTGCAGCTCGGCGCAGGCCCGGAGGATCTCGCCCGCACCCTCGTCGCGACCGGCTTCTCCTACACGGCCGCGCGCCGCGAGCTCCAGGCGCAGGCCCTGCTCAACGTCATTGGCAAGGTTCGCGACCTCCGCCGCATTGGCGCCGCATCGCTCGACCTCTGCGCCGTCGCCACCGGTCAGATCGACGCCTACTACGAGTTCGGCCTCAGTCAATGGGACTGGGCGGCCGGTGCGTTGATCGCAAAGGAAGCGGGTGCGAGCGTGTCGGGCCTCGACTTGGAGCAGCGTGAGGGACGCAGTAGTCTTGTGGCTGGCCATCCGCGCATCGCGGCGCAGCTGGTCGATCTGTTATCTGAGGTCACGCCCCAAGATCTGCTCTGA
- a CDS encoding MarR family winged helix-turn-helix transcriptional regulator, which translates to MSNPRNDNAERELPVSVLMFIAYRAAENRIVGAVQAAGFDITLAQSRLLARMAPEGTRISELAEQAQVTKQTATALVDRLEASGYVERIPDPRDGRARVVRLTEMAQERLAPIARREEERLEAEWSAHLGKDAMAELRASLTRLREITDPFVG; encoded by the coding sequence ATGTCAAATCCTCGCAACGACAATGCCGAGCGCGAGCTACCCGTGTCGGTGCTCATGTTCATTGCCTACCGCGCGGCCGAGAACCGCATCGTCGGTGCCGTGCAGGCGGCGGGCTTCGACATCACGCTCGCGCAGAGCCGGCTGCTCGCGCGAATGGCGCCCGAGGGCACGCGCATCTCCGAGCTCGCCGAACAGGCGCAGGTGACGAAGCAGACGGCGACCGCGCTCGTCGATCGGCTCGAGGCGAGCGGCTACGTCGAGCGGATACCCGACCCCCGCGACGGTCGCGCGCGCGTCGTGCGCCTCACCGAAATGGCACAGGAACGCCTCGCCCCGATCGCACGGCGCGAGGAGGAGCGACTCGAGGCCGAATGGTCGGCGCACCTCGGCAAGGATGCGATGGCCGAGCTGCGGGCGAGCCTCACGCGGTTGCGAGAGATCACCGACCCGTTCGTTGGTTAG
- a CDS encoding maleylpyruvate isomerase family mycothiol-dependent enzyme, whose amino-acid sequence MATPLLNLDEVWAAIDAQRLRTAAMLDDLTEDEWEQPSLCAGWRVRDVTAHLTLQQLSLGDVLGSIVRSPGNLNHVIHASAVRAGRQPTATFAPQIRNTIGSRRHNFGVTPLETLIDALVHPQDIAIPLGREMRMDARAAATAAARVWSYGGKGSAKVFRALSVQRMRLVANDIDWSVAPDSGETVREIRGPIAALLLLLTGRTTGLDQLEGSGVEQLRERA is encoded by the coding sequence ATGGCCACCCCACTTCTCAACCTCGACGAGGTCTGGGCTGCGATCGATGCCCAGCGCCTCCGCACTGCGGCCATGCTCGACGACCTCACCGAAGACGAGTGGGAGCAGCCCTCGCTCTGCGCGGGCTGGCGCGTGCGCGACGTCACCGCGCATCTCACACTGCAGCAACTCAGTCTCGGCGACGTGCTCGGCTCGATCGTGCGAAGCCCCGGCAACCTCAACCACGTCATCCATGCGTCGGCCGTGCGCGCGGGGCGGCAGCCGACCGCAACGTTCGCGCCGCAGATTCGCAACACGATCGGCTCGCGGCGCCACAACTTCGGCGTGACGCCGCTCGAGACGCTCATCGACGCGCTCGTGCACCCGCAAGACATCGCCATTCCGCTCGGCCGCGAGATGCGCATGGATGCGCGGGCGGCGGCGACCGCCGCGGCCCGCGTCTGGTCGTACGGCGGTAAGGGCTCGGCGAAAGTATTTCGGGCCCTGTCGGTGCAGCGGATGCGCCTGGTCGCGAACGACATCGACTGGTCGGTCGCCCCCGACTCCGGCGAGACCGTGCGTGAGATCCGTGGGCCAATCGCGGCGCTGCTCTTGCTCCTCACGGGACGCACCACCGGCCTCGACCAGCTCGAAGGCTCCGGTGTCGAACAGCTCCGGGAGCGTGCCTAA
- a CDS encoding AMP-binding protein, whose protein sequence is MIFTSPYEDVEIPAETLYEAIFVNLNEADARRVAIVDGPTGNTTTYGELKAQVDAIAGGLAERGIAPGDVVALHAPNIPAFVAVFHAILRAGATVTTVTALSTAEDIEHQLRDAGARMLFTISALGSQSLPGAAAAGLTNEQVVVLDGAEGYPNLGELLASATTAPKRTFDPEYHLAVLPFSSGTTGAPKGVMLTHRNLVANLVQADAAIALEPDDRVLAVLPFTHIYGLTVLLNLALRKRSRLITLPKFELPEFLRAIQDEKATAVFIAPPIAVALAKHPLVAQYDLSSIDFVLSGAAALDEQLANSVALRLGARILQGYGMTETSPVTHVIPRDRDDLSRGSIGVPVPNTEVRVVDIETGDDIEVPEDGLSEPGEMLIRGPQVMVGYMNNHGATSATIGSDGFLHTGDIVRVDAHGQTFVVDRLKELIKYKGYQVPPAELEALLLTNPLIADAAVVAYPDPEVGELPKAFVVRQGDAELTEQDVLDFVAVHAAPHKKVRLVEFIDAIPKSSSGKILRRELRARDAAAVA, encoded by the coding sequence ATGATCTTTACGAGCCCCTACGAAGACGTCGAGATCCCTGCCGAAACGCTCTACGAGGCGATCTTCGTCAACCTGAATGAGGCGGATGCGCGCCGCGTCGCGATCGTCGATGGCCCGACCGGCAACACGACGACCTACGGCGAGTTGAAGGCGCAGGTCGATGCGATCGCCGGCGGGCTCGCCGAGCGTGGCATCGCGCCCGGCGACGTCGTCGCGCTGCACGCCCCGAACATCCCGGCCTTCGTCGCGGTGTTCCACGCCATCCTCCGGGCCGGCGCAACCGTGACGACGGTGACGGCGCTCTCGACGGCCGAGGACATCGAGCACCAGCTGCGCGACGCGGGGGCGCGGATGCTCTTCACCATTTCGGCGCTCGGCAGCCAGTCGCTGCCGGGGGCGGCCGCGGCCGGGCTGACGAACGAGCAGGTTGTCGTGCTCGACGGAGCGGAGGGCTACCCGAACCTCGGCGAGCTGCTCGCGTCGGCGACGACCGCCCCGAAGCGCACCTTCGACCCCGAGTATCACCTCGCGGTGCTGCCGTTTTCGTCGGGCACGACTGGCGCGCCCAAGGGCGTCATGCTCACGCATCGCAACCTCGTCGCGAACCTCGTGCAGGCCGACGCCGCCATCGCGCTCGAGCCCGACGACCGCGTGCTCGCGGTGCTGCCGTTCACCCACATCTACGGCCTCACGGTGCTGCTCAACCTCGCGCTGCGCAAGCGGTCGCGGCTCATCACGCTGCCGAAGTTCGAGCTGCCCGAGTTCCTCCGCGCGATTCAGGATGAGAAGGCGACCGCGGTGTTCATCGCGCCGCCGATCGCGGTCGCGCTCGCGAAGCATCCGCTCGTCGCCCAGTACGACCTCTCATCGATCGACTTCGTGCTCTCGGGCGCCGCCGCGCTCGACGAGCAGCTCGCGAACTCGGTCGCGCTGCGGCTCGGCGCGCGCATCCTGCAGGGCTACGGCATGACCGAGACGAGCCCGGTCACCCATGTCATTCCGCGCGACCGCGACGATCTCTCGCGCGGCTCGATCGGCGTGCCCGTGCCGAACACCGAGGTGCGCGTCGTCGACATCGAGACCGGCGACGACATCGAGGTGCCCGAAGACGGCCTGAGCGAGCCCGGCGAGATGCTCATCCGCGGCCCGCAGGTCATGGTCGGCTACATGAACAACCACGGCGCGACGTCGGCGACGATCGGCTCCGACGGCTTCCTCCACACCGGCGACATCGTGCGCGTCGACGCGCACGGGCAGACGTTCGTCGTCGACCGGCTCAAGGAGCTCATCAAGTACAAGGGCTATCAGGTGCCGCCGGCCGAGCTCGAGGCGCTGCTGCTGACGAACCCGCTCATCGCTGATGCGGCCGTCGTCGCCTACCCCGACCCCGAGGTTGGCGAGCTGCCGAAGGCCTTCGTCGTGCGTCAGGGGGATGCCGAGCTCACCGAGCAGGATGTGCTCGACTTCGTCGCGGTGCACGCGGCACCCCACAAGAAGGTGCGCCTCGTCGAGTTCATCGATGCGATCCCGAAGTCGAGCTCCGGCAAGATCCTGCGCCGCGAGCTGCGAGCGAGGGATGCGGCCGCGGTCGCGTAG
- a CDS encoding protein adenylyltransferase SelO, producing the protein MQLQHEFADVLPELAQAWQAQEMPNAELLVLNETLAEELGLDVAWLRGPEGLAWLTGQSVPEGGQPVAQIYSGHQFGWYAPRLGDGRALLLGELVDRDGQRRDVHLKGSGKTPFARKGDGQAVLGPMLREFLMSEAMHALGVPTTRALAVVATGHIVQRDFPERGALLVRVASSHLRVGSVQYARSLDEPEVLRRLVDLAIERHSPAAADAEVPALALYREVIARQARLIADWMRLGFIHGVMNTDNVTISGETIDYGPCAFLDAYDPALWFSSIDEHGRYAFANQPAIAEWDLARLGEALLPLVGEGEEAVALVTAELQQFAPQYQRVWLAGMRDKLGLSPDTPDPQVDALASATLRLLQAEHIDYTEFFRALVSAAAGDDAAVERLFADAADVRPWLHRWRGLAPDAELIARSNPAYIPRNHLVEEALAAAGRGDLAPFGELLEVVTEPFSERTDGERFATAAPASFGPYVTYCGT; encoded by the coding sequence ATGCAGTTGCAGCATGAATTCGCCGATGTCCTGCCCGAGCTCGCGCAGGCCTGGCAGGCGCAAGAGATGCCGAACGCCGAGCTGCTCGTGCTCAACGAAACGCTCGCCGAGGAGCTCGGGCTCGACGTTGCGTGGCTGCGCGGGCCCGAGGGCCTCGCCTGGCTGACGGGGCAGTCCGTGCCCGAGGGTGGGCAGCCCGTCGCACAGATCTACTCGGGACATCAGTTCGGCTGGTACGCGCCGCGCCTCGGCGATGGCCGCGCGCTCTTGCTCGGCGAGCTCGTCGATCGCGACGGGCAGCGACGGGATGTGCACCTCAAGGGTTCGGGCAAGACCCCGTTCGCCCGCAAGGGCGACGGGCAGGCCGTGCTCGGGCCGATGCTGCGCGAGTTCCTCATGAGCGAGGCGATGCACGCGCTCGGCGTGCCGACGACGCGGGCACTCGCCGTCGTCGCGACGGGCCACATCGTGCAGCGCGATTTCCCCGAGCGCGGCGCGCTGCTCGTGCGGGTCGCGAGCAGCCACCTCCGCGTCGGGAGCGTTCAGTACGCGCGCTCGCTCGACGAGCCCGAGGTGCTGCGCCGCCTCGTCGATCTCGCGATCGAGCGCCACTCCCCCGCCGCGGCCGACGCCGAGGTGCCAGCGCTCGCCCTCTACCGCGAGGTGATCGCGCGCCAGGCCCGGCTCATCGCCGATTGGATGCGCCTCGGCTTCATTCACGGCGTGATGAACACCGACAACGTGACGATCTCGGGCGAGACGATCGACTATGGGCCGTGCGCGTTCCTCGACGCCTACGACCCGGCGCTCTGGTTCAGCTCGATCGACGAGCACGGGCGTTACGCCTTCGCGAACCAGCCGGCGATCGCCGAGTGGGACCTCGCGCGGCTCGGCGAGGCCCTGCTGCCGCTCGTCGGCGAGGGCGAGGAGGCCGTCGCGCTCGTGACCGCCGAGCTGCAGCAGTTCGCGCCGCAATACCAGCGCGTCTGGCTCGCCGGTATGCGCGACAAGCTCGGCCTCTCGCCCGACACACCCGACCCGCAGGTGGATGCGCTCGCGAGCGCCACGCTGCGGCTACTGCAGGCGGAGCACATCGACTACACCGAGTTCTTCCGCGCCCTCGTGAGCGCGGCGGCGGGCGACGATGCCGCGGTCGAGCGGCTGTTCGCTGATGCCGCGGATGTGCGCCCCTGGCTGCACCGCTGGCGCGGGCTCGCGCCCGACGCCGAGCTGATCGCGCGCAGCAACCCGGCCTACATTCCGCGCAACCACCTCGTCGAGGAGGCGCTCGCCGCGGCCGGCCGCGGCGACCTCGCGCCCTTCGGCGAGCTGCTCGAGGTCGTCACCGAGCCCTTCAGCGAGCGCACCGATGGCGAGCGCTTCGCCACCGCGGCGCCCGCCTCGTTCGGGCCGTACGTCACCTACTGCGGCACGTAG
- a CDS encoding M23 family metallopeptidase has product MEAPVLTRRELREAERAAEREQQLRNASAKAAQAAARVNPELFAAPQAPAEPKVAEPENSETVTNFKTEIVETLNPATGPISIAPIISLEEVRAARNEVDENSVPEAPAGEPEIPAAFLRASADESTGTVLPFRGRGSGAGKFGGSMVALSFLAGTVMLGAGSAAAIGALSSSDAEVAQADAAQEAAVEENAQSLSVSGEAVEHESTRTEDATAVTSIGTAAAANLAAGVKLPDSTTYENDITANVQWPFPMGVQLTDGYGPRNGPAGTSAFHGGQDFTPGEGTPIGSIADGVVKKVDLDGASSLGNYIEVEHVIEGQHVTSLYAHLDPSTIKVEEGDTVQVGDELAGVGNTGISTGPHLHLEIHVNGEYVDPITFLQKVNVAGVETSMPTELTATVGLGADTKLESADSTALIEEFFVSKISN; this is encoded by the coding sequence GTGGAAGCGCCCGTTCTTACGCGCCGCGAGCTCCGCGAGGCAGAGCGCGCCGCTGAGCGTGAGCAGCAGCTCCGCAACGCATCGGCGAAGGCCGCGCAGGCCGCCGCTCGGGTCAACCCCGAACTCTTCGCCGCTCCCCAGGCTCCCGCCGAGCCCAAGGTTGCCGAACCTGAGAACTCCGAGACGGTCACGAACTTCAAGACCGAAATCGTTGAGACGCTCAACCCAGCAACCGGCCCCATCTCGATCGCTCCGATCATCTCGCTTGAAGAGGTCCGCGCGGCCCGCAACGAGGTCGACGAGAACTCGGTTCCCGAGGCTCCGGCAGGCGAGCCTGAGATCCCCGCGGCTTTCCTCCGCGCATCCGCTGACGAGTCGACCGGTACGGTCCTGCCGTTCCGCGGTCGCGGCAGCGGCGCTGGCAAGTTCGGCGGCTCAATGGTCGCCCTGAGCTTCCTCGCGGGCACCGTGATGCTCGGCGCTGGCTCGGCCGCCGCGATTGGCGCGCTCAGCTCGAGCGACGCCGAGGTTGCGCAGGCTGACGCGGCGCAGGAAGCCGCCGTCGAAGAGAACGCGCAGTCGCTCTCGGTCTCGGGTGAGGCAGTCGAGCACGAATCGACCCGGACTGAGGACGCCACCGCGGTGACGTCGATCGGCACCGCCGCCGCCGCGAACCTCGCTGCGGGCGTCAAGCTGCCCGACTCGACCACCTACGAGAACGACATCACCGCCAACGTGCAGTGGCCGTTCCCGATGGGTGTGCAGCTCACCGACGGCTACGGCCCGCGGAACGGCCCTGCGGGCACGTCGGCCTTCCACGGTGGTCAGGACTTCACTCCCGGTGAGGGCACCCCGATCGGTTCGATTGCCGATGGTGTCGTGAAGAAGGTTGACCTCGACGGTGCCTCGTCGCTCGGTAACTACATCGAGGTCGAGCACGTCATCGAGGGCCAGCACGTCACCTCGCTCTACGCTCACCTCGACCCGAGCACTATCAAGGTCGAAGAGGGCGACACCGTGCAGGTCGGCGACGAGCTCGCTGGCGTCGGCAACACCGGCATTTCGACCGGGCCGCACCTCCACCTCGAGATTCACGTGAACGGCGAGTACGTCGACCCGATCACGTTCCTCCAGAAGGTGAACGTCGCCGGCGTTGAGACCTCGATGCCCACCGAACTTACGGCGACGGTCGGCCTCGGCGCCGACACGAAGCTCGAATCGGCCGACAGCACCGCGCTGATCGAAGAATTCTTCGTGAGCAAGATCAGCAACTAG
- a CDS encoding CHAD domain-containing protein, with translation MAKARSLRTSEVVTRMVRAAAADVRDTLPAALRDEPDAVHEHRTRVRRLRAVLAGVSRYVDAPAARRLRDEYREWGHSLGVVRDLEVRAEQADAALTDADVDDADAWRRLVGREREQYVVEHARLEQQASFTAATKRARRLERFAAEPHARGGKARKDLRRVLQHEIKRVRRAKRAYDGRLETQHELRKAGRRLRYIAEAIGTQAPGLFEVSHLVAAGKGVHDALGEQRDALLLVARLRLARAAADAAGEAVAPYEQLTEAAESRASDHAKGLKPALKQLRRGAKAIS, from the coding sequence ATGGCGAAGGCGAGGTCGCTCCGCACATCCGAGGTCGTCACGCGCATGGTGCGCGCGGCGGCCGCTGACGTGCGCGACACCCTGCCGGCTGCCCTGCGCGACGAACCCGACGCCGTGCATGAGCACCGCACGCGCGTTCGGCGGCTGCGGGCTGTGCTCGCGGGCGTCAGCCGGTACGTGGATGCTCCGGCCGCGCGCCGCCTGCGCGACGAGTATCGCGAGTGGGGCCACTCCCTCGGCGTCGTGCGCGACCTCGAGGTGCGCGCCGAGCAGGCGGATGCGGCGCTCACCGACGCCGACGTCGACGACGCGGATGCGTGGCGCCGACTCGTCGGGCGCGAGCGCGAGCAATACGTGGTCGAGCACGCGCGCCTGGAGCAGCAGGCGTCGTTTACCGCGGCAACGAAGCGGGCGCGGCGGCTCGAGCGGTTTGCGGCCGAGCCGCACGCGCGGGGCGGCAAGGCACGCAAAGATCTTCGCCGCGTCCTACAGCACGAGATCAAGCGCGTGCGGCGGGCCAAGCGAGCGTACGACGGCAGGCTCGAGACCCAGCACGAGCTGCGCAAGGCGGGTCGCCGGCTGCGGTACATCGCCGAGGCCATCGGTACGCAGGCCCCGGGGCTTTTCGAGGTCTCCCACTTGGTCGCGGCTGGCAAGGGCGTGCACGACGCGCTCGGCGAGCAGCGCGACGCGCTGTTGCTTGTCGCGCGGCTGCGCCTGGCACGAGCGGCGGCGGACGCGGCGGGCGAAGCCGTGGCGCCGTACGAGCAGCTGACCGAGGCGGCCGAGTCTCGCGCGAGCGATCACGCCAAGGGGCTGAAGCCGGCGCTGAAACAGCTGCGGCGTGGGGCGAAGGCAATCAGTTAG
- a CDS encoding PIG-L deacetylase family protein, giving the protein MPKRDSLLAGVHRVLVVHAHPDDEVLAGGALLRELHERGVRVALVTCSRGEAGEIVAGVLPDGTSEAELAVVREREVRGSVGALGIAAHYWLGTPPARSAGTGARVYRDSGMRWVRPGVAGPTDSSDARSLTAAPLADVVADLAAVVELERPELVVSYDDTGGYGHPDHLRAREAALAVARASGIRYAELVDDPNLPGTEWFVLEHQRAAVLAALRSHRTQLTVDADGRQLTHSGGQRQDVETDIGLRIVNWLWSPDTL; this is encoded by the coding sequence ATGCCTAAGCGCGACAGCCTGCTCGCGGGGGTTCACCGCGTGCTCGTGGTGCACGCGCATCCCGACGACGAGGTGCTCGCCGGCGGCGCCCTGCTGCGCGAGCTGCACGAGCGCGGGGTTCGGGTGGCGCTCGTGACCTGCTCGCGCGGCGAGGCCGGCGAGATCGTTGCTGGCGTTCTGCCTGATGGCACGAGCGAGGCCGAGCTCGCAGTGGTGCGCGAGCGCGAAGTACGCGGATCGGTGGGGGCGCTCGGCATCGCGGCGCACTACTGGCTTGGCACTCCGCCCGCCAGGTCCGCGGGCACGGGAGCGCGGGTTTACCGCGATTCGGGCATGCGGTGGGTGCGGCCCGGCGTCGCGGGGCCGACCGACTCGAGCGACGCCCGGTCGCTCACCGCGGCGCCGCTCGCCGACGTGGTCGCCGACCTCGCGGCTGTTGTCGAACTCGAGCGCCCCGAGCTTGTCGTGAGCTACGACGATACGGGCGGATACGGGCATCCCGACCATCTGCGCGCCCGCGAGGCCGCGCTCGCCGTCGCCCGAGCATCCGGCATTCGCTATGCCGAGCTCGTCGATGACCCGAACCTGCCCGGCACCGAGTGGTTCGTGCTGGAGCACCAGCGGGCTGCCGTGCTCGCGGCGCTGCGCAGTCACCGCACGCAGCTCACAGTCGACGCCGACGGACGCCAGCTCACGCACTCGGGCGGCCAGCGCCAGGATGTCGAGACCGACATCGGCCTGCGCATCGTCAACTGGTTGTGGTCCCCTGACACGTTGTGA
- a CDS encoding carboxymuconolactone decarboxylase family protein: MTTSDSLPDLSREHRAVYRGAVRMAQAAGDAAETAGIPRALVELINVRVSQINGCARCLSVHVPAARKAGVDDAKLHLASAWREAGVFSDLERAALEIAELTTELPIDPARAAFAAGRQGQLSDDQIAAIEWIAISIGAFNRISIMSGHHALADKFVAGTDAGEGS; this comes from the coding sequence GTGACGACTTCCGATTCTCTTCCCGATCTGTCGCGGGAACACCGCGCGGTGTATCGCGGCGCCGTTCGCATGGCGCAAGCTGCCGGCGACGCCGCCGAGACCGCGGGCATCCCGCGCGCCCTCGTGGAGCTCATCAACGTGCGCGTCTCGCAGATCAACGGATGCGCGCGCTGCCTCTCCGTGCACGTGCCGGCCGCGCGCAAAGCCGGCGTCGACGACGCGAAGCTGCACCTCGCATCCGCCTGGCGGGAGGCGGGCGTGTTCAGTGACCTTGAGCGAGCGGCTCTCGAGATCGCCGAGCTCACGACCGAGCTGCCGATCGACCCGGCCCGCGCCGCGTTCGCCGCCGGGCGTCAGGGGCAGCTCAGCGACGATCAGATTGCCGCCATCGAGTGGATCGCGATTTCGATCGGCGCCTTCAACCGCATCTCGATCATGTCGGGCCACCACGCGTTGGCTGACAAGTTTGTCGCCGGCACTGACGCTGGCGAAGGAAGCTAG
- a CDS encoding glycosyltransferase: protein MTSDAASVAPLGIAFVVLHTSPVDEPGTKDAGGMNVVVRAQAEVLARAGHRVELVTRRQRPDEPAVVELAPNLRLHSLTAGPARTIEKGEHEALIDEFRDALAALLRDVPVDVIHGEHWFSGIAALPVARELGVPLVQSFHSIAADASLPLSAGERAESPGRLEGEARLARESDALVVISDAERETAIERLGAAPERIFVVPPGVDQTVFYPADAVVAAPGAGRDRPRLIVGGRLHPLKSIDLAIDAVAKLPEASRPDLVVVGAPPPDSLDYERSLHDAVARHGLDERVRFTGPLSRAGFAGEMRESDLLLMPSHSETFGLVVLEAAACGLPAIAYRSGGLAESVRHNETGLLVDTREPADWAAAIARVLGDAGLYERLATTALAHARAMSWDASAGQLLEVYRELVNGAARG from the coding sequence ATGACTTCTGACGCAGCTTCGGTCGCGCCCCTCGGCATCGCGTTTGTCGTGCTGCACACCTCCCCCGTCGACGAACCCGGCACGAAGGATGCGGGCGGCATGAACGTCGTCGTGCGCGCGCAGGCCGAGGTGCTTGCGCGCGCCGGGCACCGGGTCGAGCTGGTCACGCGCCGGCAGCGGCCCGATGAGCCCGCCGTGGTCGAGCTCGCACCGAACCTGCGGCTGCACTCGCTGACCGCGGGCCCTGCGCGCACCATTGAGAAGGGCGAGCACGAGGCGCTTATCGACGAGTTCCGCGACGCCCTCGCGGCGCTGCTGCGCGACGTGCCGGTCGACGTCATCCACGGCGAGCACTGGTTCTCGGGCATCGCGGCGCTGCCGGTCGCGCGCGAGCTCGGGGTGCCGCTCGTGCAGAGCTTCCACTCGATCGCGGCCGACGCGTCGCTGCCGCTGTCGGCGGGCGAGCGGGCGGAGTCGCCCGGGCGGCTCGAGGGCGAGGCCCGGCTCGCTCGGGAGTCGGATGCGCTGGTCGTCATCAGCGACGCGGAGCGCGAGACCGCGATCGAGCGGCTGGGCGCGGCGCCCGAGCGGATCTTCGTCGTGCCACCCGGCGTCGACCAGACGGTGTTTTATCCCGCGGATGCTGTCGTTGCGGCCCCAGGTGCGGGTCGCGACCGGCCGCGCCTCATTGTTGGCGGGCGGCTGCATCCGCTCAAGAGCATCGACCTCGCGATCGACGCGGTCGCCAAGTTGCCCGAGGCGTCGCGGCCCGACCTCGTGGTGGTGGGAGCGCCGCCGCCCGACTCGCTCGACTACGAGCGGTCGCTGCACGACGCCGTTGCCCGACATGGGCTCGACGAGCGGGTGCGGTTCACCGGGCCGCTCTCGCGCGCAGGGTTCGCGGGCGAGATGCGCGAATCTGACCTGTTGTTGATGCCCTCGCACTCCGAGACCTTCGGGCTCGTCGTGCTCGAGGCGGCGGCGTGCGGGCTGCCGGCGATCGCGTATCGATCCGGCGGGCTGGCCGAGTCGGTGCGGCATAACGAGACGGGACTGCTCGTCGACACTCGTGAGCCCGCCGACTGGGCCGCCGCGATTGCGCGCGTGCTCGGCGATGCGGGGTTGTACGAGCGGCTGGCCACGACCGCGCTCGCCCACGCGCGGGCCATGAGCTGGGATGCATCGGCTGGGCAGTTGCTCGAGGTCTATCGCGAGCTCGTGAATGGGGCGGCGCGTGGCTGA